The following nucleotide sequence is from Melioribacteraceae bacterium.
CACAAGTCAAAATTTTTTATCAGCATGGTTATTCTCAACAAGAGGTCTTAACTTATGAAAGCAAATTCTTAATTAAAAGGAAACTTATGTCTCGATCGATTCTGTTTTTGTTTATCATTTTACTCTTTACTTCGTGTTCGACAATAACTGTAAATTCAGATTATGATAGCGCTTTCAATTTTACAGAGTATACTTCATATAAAATCATCAAGACACTTCCCCAAAGACCCAACGGCGTCGCCATGCCGTCACTTACGTTTAACTTAGTTAGAGAAGCAATAGAAAGCGAGTTGACAAAAAGTGGTGTCGGAAAAAACGAACACCGCGCTGATTTTGGCATAACTTGGCATACTGCATTGAACGATAATGTTTATGAAAACGTTGAGAGTCTCAAGGATTGGAACGATTATTTTGACTCAGCTGAAGAGGGAATGTTGATTATAGATTTTGTAGATATTAATACCAACCAGATTGTTTGGCGCGGTTGGAGTAAAAACGTTTTAACTTCGGAAAATCTCGAAGAGAAAATTAAAGAAAGCGTTCGTAAAATATTATCGCTTTATCCGCCAAAAGAAATGATGGGAATAAGAAATTAACTAGTTGTATTGTATTCTAAATCCAAAATCATTGTTATTGAAATCCACACATGGTACTTTTAAAATTTTATCATCGTTGGATTTTTTTATAAACACAAAACCATTTGAAGGATTAGACACAATCCTTGCTATATTTTCACCGCTAATTTCAACACTGTAATTAAAATTGCTGGCTGTCTCTGTCAAACTCATGGAGTGCACAAAATTTTCTCTAACATATTTCGGTGTAAGCCATGTTGATTCTTCCCAGACGACATCATTCGGAACTTCATAAACATCGCATTCAAGGGTAATATTAGTTTCGGCGTTTGGTCTATAATATCCTAACAATTTACTTACTGCCGTTGTGTTGTTTCCTATTCTTGCTCCTTCAGGTTGAAATTGAATAAAAAACAAACTGTCGTTTACAACCAAAACCTTAAGTTCATCAAGCATGTTGTAAGTGATATTAAAATTGTGTTCAACATTATTGCCGGAAAGTGAAATTTCTTCAGAACGATACGAGTTTATGTCGTATGACAAGCTTGTGAAGCCAATTTCATAATTACCACCAGCAAGATCGTCAAATCTATAATTCCCATTCTGATCGGTATTGGTAAATTTATTTTGATTGCTCTCTGTAACAATAAGTCTTATCTGAGCATTTCCCGCAGAACTTCCGTCAAGGAAAGTTACTCTTCCAAAGATAGATGACTTGCTGACTTCTGTGCTTGATTCTTCGCTGCATCCAATAAACGCAACAACAAACAAAGTAAGAAAAACTACTCTTGCAAACATTTTAACCCCTAGGATTTTCAAACAAAAAATTCATGAGTTATTAAAATACCTTCTTCTTTTTACAGAACAAAGAAAAGAGTGTTAATTTATTTTTTTTATAAATATCTTTTAACAAAAATTATTTATGTCTGCTTGGAGGGAATTATGAAATCAAAACTTTGGTTTAAAATATTAATTGTACTGCTCGCACTTATTGTGCTTATACAATTTTATCCATATGGAAGAGATCACGATAATCCGCCAGTTACATATATTGTTGAGTGGGACAGTCCACAAACAAAAGAAACCTTTTATAATGCATGTGCCGATTGCCACAGCAACGAAACAAAATGGCCTTGGTACAGCAACATTGCACCGGCTTCTTGGTTAATTCAAAGTGATGTTGAAAAAGGAAGAAGACACTTTAACGTTTCAATAGCCGAGGGTATGAAAAATGCAGTCGAAGCATACGAAGAAGTTGAAAGAGATAAAATGCCATTACCGATTTATCTTCCGCTTCATCCTGAAGCAAAGTTAGATAATGATCAAAAACAGAAATTTATTGCAGGATTGAAAGCTACTTTCAACAGAGAAGATAATTTGAAAGAATAACAATTTTATTTTACTCTATCGGTAAATTATGCATCTTTAAAAAAGAAAGTTTATCCCAGTAACCTCTTTGAAAAATTATTTTTCCGTTAACGATATGAAAGAATCCGCAGCCTTTTAAACCGAGCGGATCTTTCCATTCCAATATTGCCCACTCACCATCTTCAAATATATTCTCAACAATGCAAGTCATCTTTGCTTGAGCAAATTCGTTTTCGAACATTTCCTTAATTGCCGCCTTACCTTTTACTGGTTCATTTGCCACTTGATGATTTACGGCATCATCGGCATATAAACTTATAAGTAATTCAACATCAGCATTGTTGAAGTGCTTAACCCACTGTTTTAATATTTCTTTTGGTGAATCGTTCATTTATTAACCTCTATTTAAGTAATAGGTTCTTTAAAATTAATGATACAAAAAAATCTGCAATCCTTAAAAACTTTATTAATATGTCGCATTTTTTCAATCAATCCTTTCTTTTCGATTATAATTTTGTCCTATGATTTTTCATTCAAAAAAATAGGAGTTACATAAATGGAAACAATCACTAAATCACTCGATATAAATTCTGCGGTAAAACATCTATTTGACGAAGAAATAAGTCTTACAGAAATAACCGAATTTGGTGTAAGCTGGGAAGATTTAATTTCAGGCAACGTTGTTTTGCCTCCGCAAGGAACTAGATTTAATATTGCCTTTGAAGGAAAGGTCTTTGGCGAAAAAATTAACGGAGACATCAAAGGCGTTGATTACCTTTATGTTAGAAGCGACGGCAAGTTTGAATTGAATATTCAAGCGTCGATTTTAACAGATGATGGTGTGATGATTCACATTCAAGAGTCCGGAGTTTCAAATCCAAATCCCGACGGAACCGCTAAGTTAAATCTGAATTTAAGTTTTTTAACAAATTCACAGGAATATAATTGGCTCAATCAAAAACAAATTTGGGCGGTGGGTATTGTTGATATGGTTCAAGGAAATGTTTCAATGAAGTGTTACACGAATTAATTATTACCATAATAACTAAGGAGCAAAACAATGTTAAAAATAGATCTTAACAACTTATCACTAAATGAATTTACTTCTGTCAATAACCCAAGACAAAGATGTAAAGCTACATTCCCGCTGCTCGGTGTTCACGGTGCCAAGCAAAGTGCCGCGGTTTATTTCGAACTTAATCCGGGCGAAGAGCTCGGGAGCCACACTGACAGCGCCGAGGAGACCTTATTAATCTTGGAGGGAACTGCAGAAGTTACGGTTGGAAATGAATGTAATATCGTTTCAAAGCACAGTATGGCATTAGTTCCTGAAATGCTCTCG
It contains:
- a CDS encoding carboxypeptidase-like regulatory domain-containing protein, which codes for MFARVVFLTLFVVAFIGCSEESSTEVSKSSIFGRVTFLDGSSAGNAQIRLIVTESNQNKFTNTDQNGNYRFDDLAGGNYEIGFTSLSYDINSYRSEEISLSGNNVEHNFNITYNMLDELKVLVVNDSLFFIQFQPEGARIGNNTTAVSKLLGYYRPNAETNITLECDVYEVPNDVVWEESTWLTPKYVRENFVHSMSLTETASNFNYSVEISGENIARIVSNPSNGFVFIKKSNDDKILKVPCVDFNNNDFGFRIQYN
- a CDS encoding DUF3237 family protein, which encodes METITKSLDINSAVKHLFDEEISLTEITEFGVSWEDLISGNVVLPPQGTRFNIAFEGKVFGEKINGDIKGVDYLYVRSDGKFELNIQASILTDDGVMIHIQESGVSNPNPDGTAKLNLNLSFLTNSQEYNWLNQKQIWAVGIVDMVQGNVSMKCYTN
- a CDS encoding heme-binding domain-containing protein; translated protein: MKSKLWFKILIVLLALIVLIQFYPYGRDHDNPPVTYIVEWDSPQTKETFYNACADCHSNETKWPWYSNIAPASWLIQSDVEKGRRHFNVSIAEGMKNAVEAYEEVERDKMPLPIYLPLHPEAKLDNDQKQKFIAGLKATFNREDNLKE
- a CDS encoding nuclear transport factor 2 family protein encodes the protein MNDSPKEILKQWVKHFNNADVELLISLYADDAVNHQVANEPVKGKAAIKEMFENEFAQAKMTCIVENIFEDGEWAILEWKDPLGLKGCGFFHIVNGKIIFQRGYWDKLSFLKMHNLPIE
- a CDS encoding cupin domain-containing protein, translating into MLKIDLNNLSLNEFTSVNNPRQRCKATFPLLGVHGAKQSAAVYFELNPGEELGSHTDSAEETLLILEGTAEVTVGNECNIVSKHSMALVPEMLSHNLKNVGEDKVKVLGFFGGASNIVATFDNTWLPTESNIVDTAQMTA
- a CDS encoding DUF4136 domain-containing protein → MSRSILFLFIILLFTSCSTITVNSDYDSAFNFTEYTSYKIIKTLPQRPNGVAMPSLTFNLVREAIESELTKSGVGKNEHRADFGITWHTALNDNVYENVESLKDWNDYFDSAEEGMLIIDFVDINTNQIVWRGWSKNVLTSENLEEKIKESVRKILSLYPPKEMMGIRN